Proteins from a single region of Chloroherpeton thalassium ATCC 35110:
- a CDS encoding CoB--CoM heterodisulfide reductase iron-sulfur subunit B family protein, translated as MKKYAYYLSCINEAMTKEVDKSLEQWEKDLDLELVKLEQGTCCGGSNLDYVNPDEFLVVNGRNIALAEKLGLDMVTSCNTCLLSLRRAKDELDRSKEKREMVNGFLKREDLEYTGKSAVKHLLWVLNEDIGLEAIAKKVKNPLKEYKVASFYGCHILRPSSLLGVDDPKAPKSLDQLVDVLGAKPVKYKSSNQCCGFHTLLVAEDESLRIAAAALDDAIKSGADYIVTPCPLCHTVLDGYQKKALDKQGIKGSIPVLHLSQLVGLAFGYTQKELGINRHLVS; from the coding sequence ATGAAAAAGTACGCATATTATTTAAGTTGCATCAACGAGGCCATGACCAAAGAAGTCGATAAGTCGCTTGAACAATGGGAAAAAGACCTCGACTTGGAGCTGGTGAAACTCGAGCAAGGCACTTGCTGCGGCGGGAGCAACTTGGATTATGTCAATCCCGATGAATTTTTGGTGGTGAATGGCAGAAATATTGCTTTGGCTGAAAAGCTTGGTTTGGACATGGTTACTTCGTGCAACACCTGCCTTTTGAGTTTGCGCCGTGCCAAAGACGAACTTGATCGTTCAAAGGAAAAGCGCGAGATGGTCAACGGCTTCCTGAAACGCGAAGACTTGGAATATACCGGAAAATCTGCCGTGAAGCATCTGCTGTGGGTGTTGAACGAAGACATCGGTTTGGAAGCAATTGCCAAGAAGGTGAAAAATCCGTTGAAGGAATATAAAGTTGCGTCGTTCTATGGCTGCCACATTCTAAGGCCGTCGTCGCTTTTGGGCGTTGACGATCCGAAAGCACCGAAATCCTTAGACCAGCTTGTGGATGTGCTTGGCGCAAAGCCAGTCAAGTATAAATCAAGCAATCAATGCTGCGGTTTTCATACGCTGCTCGTCGCCGAAGACGAGTCGCTCAGAATCGCGGCTGCTGCTTTAGACGATGCCATCAAATCAGGCGCGGATTACATCGTGACGCCGTGTCCGCTTTGCCACACGGTTCTGGACGGCTACCAGAAAAAAGCCCTTGATAAGCAAGGAATCAAAGGCTCAATTCCGGTGCTGCATCTTTCGCAGCTCGTTGGGCTGGCGTTTGGCTATACGCAAAAAGAGTTGGGAATAAACAGGCACCTTGTTAGCTGA
- a CDS encoding succinate dehydrogenase/fumarate reductase iron-sulfur subunit: MTMPEVKEEKREITFRVYRFNPQIDASPFYDEYPITVEKGITVLRALNYIKEHIEPRLSFRSFCQAGICGSCAMRINSVSKLACTTQVWDELAFADRENVILVEPIANLPVIRDLVVDMDSVVGKIEKYFGWVESKMPENQMGKKEFNIAEAEFKLYDAATDCILCASCISECTMTKANKEYITPAVLLKSYRMEADSRDAVHDKRLGVLVSDNGVWDCTHCYRCMEHCVKHIPIMEAIHHIREDAVQKRGLSDTPGAKHAAAFVKDIEKKGRLVESLLPIRTNGLSWTVKNMLPMAFKMTKKGKTPPPPFMVKAVPGIENLRSMLKELKSRGNSNHHK; the protein is encoded by the coding sequence ATGACAATGCCGGAAGTTAAGGAAGAAAAACGGGAGATTACGTTCCGTGTGTATCGGTTCAATCCACAAATTGACGCGTCCCCGTTTTATGATGAATACCCGATTACGGTGGAAAAAGGTATTACCGTCCTGCGTGCGCTGAACTATATCAAGGAGCATATTGAGCCGCGTCTTTCGTTCCGCTCCTTTTGTCAAGCGGGTATTTGTGGCTCTTGCGCGATGAGAATAAACAGCGTTTCCAAACTGGCTTGTACTACACAGGTTTGGGACGAGTTGGCATTTGCCGACCGCGAAAACGTCATCTTAGTCGAGCCAATTGCAAATTTGCCCGTCATTCGTGACTTGGTCGTCGATATGGATTCCGTCGTCGGGAAAATTGAAAAATACTTCGGTTGGGTTGAGTCCAAAATGCCCGAAAATCAGATGGGCAAAAAGGAATTCAACATCGCCGAAGCCGAATTCAAGCTCTACGATGCGGCGACCGACTGCATTCTTTGCGCGTCGTGCATTTCCGAATGCACCATGACGAAAGCCAACAAAGAATACATCACGCCGGCGGTGCTGTTGAAATCCTACCGCATGGAAGCCGACAGCCGCGATGCCGTGCATGACAAGCGTTTGGGCGTTTTGGTTTCCGACAATGGCGTTTGGGACTGCACACACTGCTACCGCTGCATGGAACATTGCGTCAAGCACATTCCCATCATGGAAGCAATTCACCACATTCGTGAGGACGCGGTTCAAAAGCGTGGCCTGAGCGACACGCCAGGCGCAAAACACGCCGCTGCGTTTGTAAAAGATATTGAGAAAAAAGGTCGTCTCGTAGAATCGCTTTTGCCGATTCGTACCAATGGCTTAAGCTGGACGGTCAAAAATATGCTCCCAATGGCGTTCAAAATGACGAAAAAAGGCAAAACCCCGCCGCCTCCGTTTATGGTAAAGGCAGTTCCAGGCATCGAAAATCTTCGTTCGATGCTCAAAGAACTGAAAAGTCGCGGCAACTCTAACCATCACAAATAG
- a CDS encoding succinate dehydrogenase/fumarate reductase iron-sulfur subunit, with protein sequence MKEVKAITFRVFRFNPQIDEHPYYDSFEIPTERGITVLRALDYIKQNLEPRLSFSSFCHAGICGSCSMKINGMAKLACTTQVWDELKNSVEKNVITVEPINNLPALRDLIVDMQPLVRKLETYLGWVEPAMPEQEMGKKECTVSEEEFRVYDPATDCILCGTCLSDCPALKADPDYVSPPVLLRSFRMNADSRDKSEEERLELLGELHGVMDCRGCNRCAFTCVKNIPIMQAIQSLRERVMQKKLSGKS encoded by the coding sequence ATGAAAGAAGTAAAAGCAATCACGTTTCGTGTGTTTCGGTTCAATCCGCAAATCGACGAGCATCCATATTACGACTCATTTGAAATTCCAACTGAGCGAGGCATTACGGTACTCAGAGCCTTGGATTACATTAAACAAAACCTGGAGCCAAGGCTTTCGTTCAGCTCGTTTTGTCATGCGGGAATTTGCGGTTCCTGCTCGATGAAAATAAACGGCATGGCCAAATTGGCTTGTACTACCCAGGTTTGGGATGAATTAAAAAACAGCGTTGAAAAAAATGTCATCACGGTTGAGCCGATTAATAATTTACCGGCTCTCCGTGATTTGATTGTTGATATGCAGCCGCTTGTCCGAAAGCTTGAAACTTATCTTGGATGGGTTGAGCCGGCGATGCCTGAGCAAGAAATGGGCAAAAAAGAATGCACGGTTTCCGAAGAAGAGTTTCGGGTGTATGACCCGGCGACGGATTGCATTCTTTGCGGTACGTGCTTGTCAGACTGTCCGGCGTTGAAGGCCGACCCGGATTATGTTTCGCCACCCGTGCTGCTGCGCTCGTTTAGAATGAACGCCGATAGCAGAGATAAATCCGAAGAGGAGCGCCTCGAGCTGCTCGGCGAGCTTCATGGCGTGATGGACTGCCGAGGCTGCAATCGTTGTGCATTTACCTGTGTCAAAAATATTCCCATCATGCAAGCGATTCAATCCTTGCGGGAAAGAGTGATGCAAAAAAAGCTTTCAGGAAAAAGCTAA
- a CDS encoding FAD-dependent oxidoreductase, with protein MQLFDIVIIGGGGAGLYAAMEAMKTAPQLKIAVLSKIYPNRSHTSAAQGGVNAALANTAKDDSIESHIFDTIKGSDYLADQDAAEVLCQDAPGIIRELENMGTPFSRLEDGTIAQRPFGGAAKPRCCYCADKTGHTILQNLYEQCLRKGVKFYNEFLLLSLEHNNGAVQGVLALDIKTGKVVDFPARTVIFATGGYAKMYWNRSSNAAGNSGDGQAVALRAGIPLKDMEFVQFHPTGLRKSGLLVTEGARGEGGYLINKSGERFMSRYAPQKMELGPRDLVSRSIETEIREGRGFDSTAGRYVHLDLRHLGADLIKTRLPQIRELSMYFEGVDPIEEPIPILPTAHYSMGGIDTDIDGRTVMKGVYAAGECACVSVHGANRLGGNSLLEILVFGKRAGHAAALEAKDNSPKPISGTAVSDQYKYLRDLMHHDRRERYGILREELGRTLANNVGIYRTGEDLKNGLQDVKALRDRFKKVRVFDSSDVFNTNLIQVLELRNMLDLAQTVAEGALMREESRGSHTREDFPTRDDEKWHKHTMFTIENGQVKIDFKQVTMGKYELQERKY; from the coding sequence ATGCAGTTGTTTGATATTGTAATTATAGGAGGTGGAGGCGCTGGACTCTATGCCGCTATGGAGGCGATGAAAACAGCACCTCAACTCAAAATCGCGGTTCTGTCTAAAATTTATCCGAATCGTTCACACACATCAGCGGCGCAGGGCGGTGTGAACGCGGCGTTGGCAAATACCGCAAAAGATGACAGCATTGAATCTCATATTTTTGATACAATTAAAGGAAGCGACTACTTGGCCGACCAAGATGCGGCTGAGGTGCTTTGTCAAGATGCGCCCGGTATCATTCGCGAATTGGAAAATATGGGAACGCCGTTCTCTCGCCTTGAAGACGGGACGATCGCACAGCGTCCGTTTGGCGGTGCAGCCAAGCCACGTTGCTGCTATTGCGCCGACAAAACTGGCCACACCATTCTTCAAAACCTATATGAGCAGTGCCTTCGCAAGGGCGTGAAATTCTATAACGAGTTTCTCTTGCTCTCGCTCGAGCACAACAACGGCGCGGTTCAGGGTGTGCTGGCGCTGGATATTAAAACCGGCAAAGTGGTTGACTTTCCAGCAAGAACCGTCATTTTTGCAACCGGCGGCTATGCCAAAATGTATTGGAATCGTTCCAGTAATGCGGCGGGTAATAGCGGCGACGGCCAAGCGGTGGCCTTGCGTGCTGGCATTCCATTGAAGGATATGGAGTTTGTTCAGTTTCACCCGACCGGTCTTCGCAAGAGCGGGTTGCTCGTCACCGAAGGCGCACGCGGTGAAGGCGGTTATTTGATTAATAAAAGTGGCGAGCGTTTTATGTCCCGCTATGCGCCGCAAAAGATGGAGTTGGGCCCGAGAGACTTGGTTTCGCGCTCTATTGAAACGGAAATCCGTGAAGGACGCGGTTTTGATAGCACTGCCGGTCGCTATGTCCACCTCGATCTTCGGCATCTGGGCGCTGATCTTATTAAGACACGCTTGCCGCAGATTCGCGAGCTTTCCATGTACTTTGAAGGTGTCGACCCTATCGAAGAGCCAATTCCGATTTTGCCGACTGCTCACTATTCAATGGGCGGCATCGATACAGACATCGATGGCAGAACCGTGATGAAAGGCGTCTATGCGGCGGGCGAATGCGCCTGTGTGTCGGTTCACGGCGCAAACCGCTTGGGCGGAAACTCGCTTTTGGAAATTCTTGTTTTTGGCAAACGAGCAGGCCACGCTGCTGCTTTAGAAGCAAAGGACAATTCTCCAAAGCCGATTTCCGGCACAGCCGTGAGCGATCAATACAAATATCTGCGCGATTTAATGCACCATGATCGCCGCGAGCGCTACGGAATTCTTCGTGAAGAATTAGGGCGAACCCTTGCAAATAACGTCGGCATTTATCGGACAGGCGAAGATTTGAAAAATGGACTTCAGGATGTGAAGGCGCTTCGCGATCGATTCAAGAAAGTGCGCGTGTTTGACTCCAGCGATGTGTTTAACACCAATTTGATTCAGGTGCTTGAACTTAGAAATATGCTGGATTTGGCACAGACTGTTGCGGAGGGCGCGTTGATGCGAGAAGAAAGTCGCGGTTCGCACACCCGTGAAGATTTCCCAACGCGCGACGACGAAAAATGGCATAAGCACACCATGTTCACAATAGAAAATGGTCAGGTGAAAATCGATTTCAAGCAAGTGACGATGGGCAAATATGAGCTTCAAGAAAGAAAATATTGA
- a CDS encoding CBS domain-containing protein produces the protein MEQLKKLRVLPVSALMTKDVVTIDGSKTVAEAIQLMKRFNTSSIVVKPRNEDDTYGIVTEKDILEKVIDPGDDVHRDPWNTPVFEVMSKPIVSVYPEMRLKYALRLMKRVQIRRVAVLDGDKLVGILSETDVLHAVEELPPYSDQAAY, from the coding sequence ATGGAGCAACTAAAAAAACTTCGCGTACTACCAGTTTCCGCATTGATGACAAAAGACGTCGTCACGATAGACGGAAGCAAAACGGTAGCAGAAGCTATCCAGTTAATGAAACGGTTCAATACCAGTAGCATTGTGGTTAAACCGCGCAATGAAGACGATACCTATGGTATTGTAACGGAAAAAGATATTCTTGAAAAAGTCATCGATCCGGGCGACGATGTGCATCGTGACCCTTGGAACACGCCGGTTTTTGAAGTCATGAGCAAGCCGATCGTCAGCGTTTATCCTGAAATGCGTTTAAAATATGCCCTTCGCTTGATGAAGCGCGTCCAAATTCGTCGCGTTGCCGTGCTGGACGGTGACAAATTAGTCGGCATTCTGAGCGAAACCGATGTGCTGCACGCCGTGGAAGAATTACCTCCTTATTCTGATCAAGCTGCTTATTAG
- a CDS encoding ComEA family DNA-binding protein: protein MPKVATAMMRLLRAISTKLSLTRMEVIIISFLLGFLMMGLLLKKHSASLSRAELLEKKRHEQFIGTELDNVLAVEDSLYEASLAKSNKVDTQKSKETTKSSSEKQRFAGKLNYNEATEEELIDVPGIGPVMAERLVRFRAYKGGRVETLNALLEVKGIGQKKLGQLKNYLKVE from the coding sequence TTGCCAAAAGTTGCCACTGCGATGATGCGACTGCTAAGAGCAATTTCCACCAAGCTCAGCCTGACCCGAATGGAAGTGATCATCATATCCTTTCTTTTGGGTTTTTTGATGATGGGCTTGCTCTTGAAAAAACACAGCGCATCGCTGAGTCGTGCAGAACTTTTGGAGAAAAAACGGCATGAGCAGTTTATTGGGACGGAATTAGATAATGTGCTCGCCGTTGAAGACTCGCTTTATGAGGCAAGTTTGGCGAAAAGCAACAAGGTTGATACGCAAAAATCTAAAGAAACAACGAAATCGAGTTCGGAAAAACAACGGTTCGCAGGTAAATTAAACTATAATGAAGCAACCGAAGAAGAACTCATTGATGTGCCTGGCATTGGGCCGGTAATGGCAGAGCGGCTGGTGCGGTTTCGCGCATACAAAGGAGGGCGTGTAGAGACTTTGAACGCATTGCTTGAAGTGAAAGGAATTGGTCAAAAGAAACTTGGCCAGCTAAAAAACTATCTTAAGGTTGAATAG
- the aroB gene encoding 3-dehydroquinate synthase, translating to MSSKIVIETPAIAKIGNKFAELGRQKKVVVLYDKNTAGLFEKSISEQLEKDGFIFHNLIVPASEASKSFRMAYRLYGEMLEREVDRSWSVVAVGGGVVGDLGGFIAASFMRGVPVVQVPTTLLAMTDSAIGGKVAINHPMGKNMIGFFHEPVLILIDPNYLRTLPNREIFGGLAEVLKYALILDGSFLDFMEDNFQEISTLVSPYIDEAVKRSVNAKVKVVTEDFRETTGLRAILNFGHTFGHSLEKLSNYKALRHGEAVLVGMACATQLSMKIGNISSEDAERICAMIQKFPYPKRLIKKYFLDVAPETIIENMRSDKKKEGKHIRFALLKRIGNAYLHREEIAKEDIIFAIEAAKPLFA from the coding sequence TTGAGTAGTAAAATTGTAATTGAAACGCCAGCCATTGCGAAAATTGGAAACAAATTTGCGGAACTTGGGCGGCAAAAAAAAGTGGTTGTGTTATACGATAAAAACACAGCAGGCCTTTTTGAGAAAAGCATTTCCGAGCAGCTCGAGAAGGATGGGTTCATTTTTCATAATCTGATTGTGCCTGCCAGCGAAGCATCGAAAAGTTTTCGGATGGCTTATCGGCTCTATGGAGAAATGCTTGAGCGCGAAGTGGATAGAAGTTGGTCGGTGGTGGCCGTTGGCGGCGGCGTGGTTGGAGATTTGGGCGGATTTATCGCGGCGAGCTTCATGCGCGGCGTGCCGGTTGTGCAAGTGCCAACCACGTTGCTGGCGATGACGGATAGCGCCATCGGTGGAAAAGTGGCTATCAATCACCCGATGGGTAAAAATATGATTGGCTTTTTTCACGAGCCGGTGCTCATTTTAATCGATCCGAATTATTTGAGAACGCTGCCCAATCGGGAGATTTTTGGCGGGTTGGCCGAAGTGCTCAAATATGCCTTAATCTTGGACGGGTCATTTCTTGACTTCATGGAGGATAATTTTCAAGAAATTTCCACGCTGGTTTCGCCATACATCGATGAAGCGGTCAAGCGCAGCGTCAACGCGAAAGTGAAAGTGGTGACAGAAGATTTTCGCGAAACCACGGGATTAAGAGCCATTTTGAATTTTGGCCACACGTTTGGTCATTCGCTCGAAAAGCTCTCCAATTATAAAGCGCTGCGTCATGGCGAAGCGGTGCTGGTGGGCATGGCTTGTGCGACACAGCTTTCTATGAAAATCGGAAATATTTCCTCAGAAGATGCTGAAAGAATTTGCGCGATGATTCAGAAATTTCCTTATCCAAAAAGGCTGATCAAGAAATACTTTTTGGATGTTGCGCCGGAAACGATCATCGAAAATATGCGATCTGATAAGAAGAAAGAAGGCAAGCACATTCGCTTTGCGCTTTTGAAACGCATCGGAAATGCGTATTTGCATCGAGAAGAAATTGCGAAAGAAGATATCATTTTTGCGATTGAAGCGGCTAAACCTTTGTTCGCATAA
- a CDS encoding shikimate kinase: protein MKKPSLIFLTGFSTSGKSTIGPLLANSLGFEFIDIDKEIVDREQKSINEIFAEKGEPYFRELEYNVLSSISQSEDLVVALGGGTLENDKCFEFIRKAGTLVYLKSDVATLARRLSHKEDRPLMKGENGEKLSIEDISDRVEKLLAKREPRYSAAEILALTDKTPLGVTIENLTRQIERHIRANCKTN from the coding sequence ATGAAAAAGCCAAGTTTGATATTTTTAACCGGATTTAGCACTTCGGGCAAATCCACCATTGGCCCGTTGCTCGCAAACTCGCTCGGGTTTGAGTTCATCGACATCGATAAAGAAATTGTGGATCGAGAACAAAAATCCATCAACGAGATTTTTGCTGAGAAAGGCGAGCCGTATTTTCGAGAACTGGAATACAATGTCTTGAGCAGCATCTCCCAATCTGAGGATTTGGTGGTAGCGCTTGGCGGCGGTACGCTGGAAAACGACAAATGCTTTGAGTTTATTCGTAAGGCAGGAACGCTGGTCTATTTAAAATCCGATGTGGCTACGCTCGCCCGCCGGCTTTCTCATAAAGAAGATCGTCCGCTAATGAAAGGTGAAAATGGTGAGAAACTTTCAATAGAGGACATTTCCGATCGAGTGGAAAAGCTTTTAGCCAAACGCGAACCGAGATATAGCGCCGCCGAAATTTTAGCTTTAACCGATAAAACCCCGTTGGGTGTAACCATAGAAAATCTGACGCGCCAAATTGAGCGACATATTCGGGCAAATTGTAAAACAAACTAA
- a CDS encoding OsmC family protein — protein sequence MELEVFFEDNLKVNAKLGDQIIRTDQSIAAGGDGSAPAPFELFLASIGTCSGIFVKHFCLQRGIDPTGIRILQKHDFNPQTHMIEQINIEVHLPEGFPEKYKDVIIKVVDQCAVKRHLQHPPVFNVTTVS from the coding sequence ATGGAACTTGAAGTTTTTTTTGAGGACAACTTAAAAGTGAATGCCAAACTTGGCGATCAAATCATCCGCACCGATCAGTCAATAGCCGCTGGCGGCGACGGCTCAGCGCCTGCGCCATTCGAGCTTTTTTTGGCGTCTATTGGCACTTGCTCTGGCATTTTTGTCAAACATTTTTGCCTTCAGCGCGGCATCGATCCAACCGGCATTCGCATTTTGCAAAAACACGATTTCAATCCGCAAACGCACATGATAGAACAAATCAACATCGAAGTGCATTTGCCCGAAGGCTTTCCAGAAAAATATAAAGACGTGATTATCAAGGTTGTTGATCAATGCGCGGTCAAGCGGCATTTGCAACATCCGCCCGTTTTTAATGTGACCACCGTGAGCTAA
- the feoB gene encoding ferrous iron transport protein B, which produces MNLAELHAGQNGFITKVKGRGAFRKRISEMGFVRGKQITRIKDAPLKDPIEFKLMGFNVSLRKSEAEQIEVVTESEAVSLNGNAHSNGTPVEHFFEKKIKEASKQINVVLVGNPNSGKTSLFNYASGSNERTGNYSGVTISPHESLVSLNGYRINIVDLPGTYSLSAYTPEETFVRRYIIDKQPDVVINIVDASNLERNLYLTTQLIDMDIKVVMALNMYDELTTKGDTLHIEQLGELLGIPIVPTIASKGKGIKQLFDHVIQIHEETEPTYRHIHIQYGDDIEKSLHSLQELIWKNKHITDKASSRLLAVQLLEKDKSIDSFLSQFSEYETIKTKADHEIASLEKQFHEESSSLISEARYGFIAGALKETYQKKEDIQLSRSDKIDNLLTHRIYGYPIFLFFLWIVFQATFSLGQYPVEWLEFLVGEISSFFSSILPAGFFKDLVVSGIIDGTGSVLVFLPNIVILFLFISIMEDTGYMARVAFIMDKLMHRLGLHGKSFIPLIIGFGCNVPAIMATRTIENPKDRLLTMLIVPFMSCSARLPVYILLISAFFPEHPVTILFSLYLIGILLSMLFSFVFNKIIFKTGQTPFVMELPPYRVPTLQSVIKHVWFRAYLYLKKVGGVILIASVVVWMLQYFPRQPELDQQLEQDAARVSQTYETKIQAASTDEIKTQLKTALSEKIADMEFATEMTRTERSYLGQFGKTLEPVFRPLGFDWKISVSLLSGIAAKEIVLSTMGVLFQTANVEEDAHKLEEGLSLHFASLNSAPPFLTALSLLLFILIYFPCLGVVVAVGKESGSWKWAVFVVSYTSLLAWVISFGVFQIGSLIY; this is translated from the coding sequence ATGAATCTCGCTGAGTTGCACGCTGGGCAAAATGGATTTATCACGAAAGTAAAAGGGCGTGGCGCCTTTAGAAAACGAATTAGTGAAATGGGATTTGTGAGGGGCAAGCAAATTACAAGAATTAAAGATGCGCCGCTCAAAGATCCAATAGAGTTTAAATTGATGGGCTTCAATGTGTCGCTGCGCAAAAGCGAAGCTGAGCAAATTGAAGTTGTTACAGAATCCGAAGCCGTTTCGCTAAACGGAAACGCGCATAGCAATGGCACTCCAGTAGAACACTTTTTTGAAAAGAAAATCAAGGAAGCTTCCAAGCAGATCAATGTGGTGCTTGTTGGCAACCCAAACTCAGGAAAAACGTCGCTGTTTAATTATGCGTCTGGCTCAAACGAACGAACCGGAAATTACAGCGGTGTAACCATCAGTCCACATGAAAGCCTTGTATCGCTAAACGGCTATCGCATCAATATTGTCGATTTGCCAGGGACGTATTCACTTTCGGCCTACACACCTGAAGAAACATTTGTTCGCCGCTATATCATCGATAAGCAACCCGATGTGGTGATAAATATCGTTGATGCGTCCAACCTCGAAAGAAACCTTTACCTCACCACGCAGCTCATCGATATGGACATCAAAGTGGTTATGGCACTGAACATGTACGACGAGCTGACAACCAAAGGCGATACCTTACACATCGAGCAGCTTGGCGAGCTTTTGGGCATTCCCATTGTGCCCACTATTGCTTCAAAAGGAAAAGGCATCAAGCAGCTTTTTGATCATGTCATTCAAATTCACGAGGAAACAGAGCCGACCTATCGCCACATTCACATCCAGTACGGCGACGACATCGAGAAATCGCTGCATAGCTTGCAAGAGCTTATTTGGAAAAATAAGCACATTACCGACAAAGCCTCTTCGCGCCTTTTGGCCGTTCAACTTTTGGAAAAAGACAAAAGCATCGACAGCTTTCTGTCGCAATTTTCAGAATATGAGACGATCAAGACAAAAGCGGATCATGAAATTGCCTCGCTCGAAAAGCAATTCCATGAAGAAAGTTCTTCATTAATTTCGGAAGCGCGATATGGGTTTATTGCGGGCGCGTTGAAAGAAACTTACCAGAAAAAAGAGGACATTCAATTATCCAGATCGGATAAAATAGACAACCTTCTCACGCATCGAATTTACGGCTATCCCATCTTTCTCTTTTTTCTTTGGATTGTTTTCCAAGCGACTTTTTCGCTGGGACAATATCCGGTAGAATGGCTGGAATTCTTGGTTGGCGAAATCTCTTCCTTTTTTTCCAGTATTTTGCCCGCCGGCTTTTTCAAAGATCTCGTTGTAAGCGGCATTATCGACGGAACAGGAAGCGTTCTTGTCTTTTTGCCCAACATCGTCATCTTGTTTCTCTTCATATCGATTATGGAAGATACGGGCTACATGGCTCGCGTGGCGTTTATCATGGATAAGCTCATGCACCGGCTTGGGCTGCATGGAAAATCATTTATCCCGCTGATCATTGGCTTTGGCTGCAATGTGCCGGCAATTATGGCCACGCGCACGATTGAAAATCCAAAAGATCGTCTGCTGACCATGCTTATTGTGCCGTTTATGTCGTGCTCAGCGCGCTTGCCCGTTTATATTTTGCTGATCAGCGCGTTTTTCCCGGAGCATCCCGTAACGATTCTCTTTTCGCTTTACCTGATTGGCATTTTGCTCTCCATGCTGTTCTCATTTGTTTTCAACAAAATCATTTTCAAAACCGGCCAAACGCCGTTTGTCATGGAACTGCCGCCGTACCGCGTTCCCACGCTGCAATCGGTGATCAAGCATGTTTGGTTTCGGGCGTATTTGTATCTGAAAAAAGTCGGCGGCGTGATTCTCATCGCATCGGTTGTTGTATGGATGCTTCAATATTTTCCGCGCCAACCCGAACTTGACCAACAATTAGAACAAGATGCGGCGCGTGTCTCGCAAACTTATGAGACCAAAATCCAGGCTGCGTCAACCGATGAAATCAAAACACAGTTGAAAACAGCGCTTTCCGAAAAAATAGCGGACATGGAATTTGCTACGGAAATGACGCGTACCGAACGCTCGTATCTTGGCCAATTTGGAAAAACGCTTGAGCCAGTATTTCGTCCGCTGGGATTCGATTGGAAAATTAGCGTGAGCTTGCTTTCAGGAATTGCCGCCAAAGAAATTGTGCTGAGCACAATGGGCGTGCTGTTTCAAACCGCCAATGTTGAAGAAGATGCGCATAAATTGGAAGAAGGATTAAGCCTGCATTTTGCTTCGCTCAATAGCGCGCCGCCATTTTTGACCGCGCTTAGCTTGCTTCTTTTCATTCTGATTTATTTTCCATGTCTCGGCGTGGTCGTCGCCGTTGGGAAAGAGTCTGGAAGTTGGAAATGGGCAGTTTTTGTTGTGTCTTACACATCGCTGCTGGCTTGGGTTATTTCGTTTGGCGTGTTCCAAATCGGAAGCCTGATTTACTGA